The genome window CTCCTGCTGGGCACCGCCGGCCTCGCCGCGCTCTCCTTCCTCGCCCTGGGCCTGCCCGCGGCCCAGGCCCAAATCCCGCAGACCGCCAGCGCCTTCATCGTCCTGACCCCTACTGCCGATGCGTGCGTGCTGGAGGGCTATCCCAACGTCAATTTGGGCAGTACCTCCGATATGTGGGCCGGCTATGATGACTTCCTGAACCCACCGGGCCGGATCGCGCGCTCCTACCTCGCTTTCCCCCTGCCGGCCATCCCCGCCGGCCAGCAGGTCATCACGGCTTCCCTGCGCATCTATCACGTATTCACCTGGGACCTCCCCGACACCCTGGATCATATCACCGCCTACGCGGTGAACAGCGCATGGACCGAGACCGGCATCACGTGGAACAGCGCGCCGGCATGGGGGCCGGCCTACGGCAGCGCGGATGTCGGGTTCGAGATCGGTTCCTGGTATGAGCTGGATGTCACCGAGCTGGTACGCGATTGGGTCGCCGGCCGGCGGCCCAACTACGGGATCGTCCTGCGGGGAGAAGAGGCTTCCGGCCCGGATGCCTCATGGCGAGGGTTCAGCACGAAGGAGGGGGATAACCCGCCCCAGTTGGTGGTCGCTTACGGCCCGCCGGCGACGGCCACCCCCACCCCCTCTCACACTCACACGCCCACTTCTTCGGCCACACCGACCGCCACACTGACCAGCACCCCCACACCCACGCTAACGGCGACGTTCACTGCCTCGCCAACCGTTACCCCATCTGCGACGCCCAGCGCGACACCCACTTCCACCGCCAGCCCGACGGGGACACCCACCTCCACTCCCACTCTTACGGCAACGCCCAGCCCAACGCCTTCCCCCACGCCGGCGGGCGTACGCATCTGGTTCCCGCTGGCCTGGAAAAGCCGTTGGAAGTAGGGATGTGCCCTCTACCGCGCGGTAATGCGGCGCACGGATTCGATTTCCTGCAGGAGT of Anaerolineae bacterium contains these proteins:
- a CDS encoding DNRLRE domain-containing protein, whose translation is MNDDRARRPAVSFLALLLLGTAGLAALSFLALGLPAAQAQIPQTASAFIVLTPTADACVLEGYPNVNLGSTSDMWAGYDDFLNPPGRIARSYLAFPLPAIPAGQQVITASLRIYHVFTWDLPDTLDHITAYAVNSAWTETGITWNSAPAWGPAYGSADVGFEIGSWYELDVTELVRDWVAGRRPNYGIVLRGEEASGPDASWRGFSTKEGDNPPQLVVAYGPPATATPTPSHTHTPTSSATPTATLTSTPTPTLTATFTASPTVTPSATPSATPTSTASPTGTPTSTPTLTATPSPTPSPTPAGVRIWFPLAWKSRWK